A single genomic interval of Desulfobotulus pelophilus harbors:
- a CDS encoding ATP-binding protein: MKAAEIFSNRFWISLPPWVVAGASLVLFPLVGFATFNTIQSQKESAYRLLLEKGAALIRAFEAGTRTGIATPQWQGFRLQHLLQETARQPDIRYLFVIRENGTIIAHSQPESVGMQIQQSLLPPSPQAHETKDPGLTRNILYWRILQNGDNPPVFEVYRPFLPDPDEDSLLHQRLRLLAGLDPSMASMPRLQQEKLMIFIGLDMHNIERARESDMWHSLLMSGMMLLVGFAGIVFILLFQSYQLTRSTLSRVRAFSNHLVENMPMGVMAFDEELMLKSLNPFAEKLLCIRAPIPGTPARLVLPPPLFDFLLSADLHSPILDSEGFYREIPCATEDKPLRLEAALSRISPGTEGEPGGIMLLIRDLSEIDALRKEILRNQRLVTVGKLAAGVAHEIRNPLSSIKGFATLFRQRHADSAEERNIADIMIQEVDRLNRVVGQLLDFSKPVVLSCRCTRIHDLAEATLQLVSSLAITAGVRLENRISPELHMRLDEDRIRQLLLNLFLNAIDAMKDKGGILSIEDKVLETEVRIEIKDTGKGVDDHTLPHIFDPYFTTKSSGTGLGLAIAHNIMEAHHGKIVVTSVPGQGSTFTLIFSGKDIQDASCHPHR, from the coding sequence ATGAAAGCTGCTGAAATCTTCTCCAACCGCTTCTGGATCTCCCTTCCTCCATGGGTTGTTGCCGGTGCCTCTCTGGTTCTGTTCCCTCTGGTGGGTTTTGCCACCTTCAACACCATCCAAAGTCAAAAAGAAAGTGCCTACCGCCTTCTGCTGGAAAAAGGTGCCGCCCTCATCCGGGCCTTTGAAGCCGGAACCCGGACGGGTATAGCAACGCCGCAATGGCAGGGCTTCCGCCTCCAGCATCTCCTCCAGGAAACAGCCCGTCAGCCGGATATACGCTATCTTTTTGTCATTCGGGAAAACGGAACCATTATTGCGCACAGTCAGCCCGAAAGCGTGGGCATGCAGATTCAGCAGAGCCTCCTTCCTCCTTCACCCCAGGCCCACGAAACCAAAGACCCCGGACTCACCCGCAATATCCTCTACTGGCGTATTCTTCAGAACGGAGACAACCCCCCGGTATTTGAGGTGTACCGGCCCTTCCTGCCTGACCCGGACGAAGACAGCCTCCTTCATCAGCGGCTCCGCCTGCTGGCAGGCCTGGACCCATCCATGGCTTCCATGCCCCGGCTGCAGCAGGAAAAACTCATGATTTTTATCGGCCTGGACATGCATAATATCGAAAGAGCCAGGGAATCGGACATGTGGCACTCCCTGCTCATGAGCGGCATGATGCTTCTGGTGGGTTTTGCCGGTATTGTGTTCATTCTTTTATTTCAGAGTTACCAGCTGACCCGCAGTACCCTCTCCCGGGTCCGGGCTTTTTCCAACCATCTTGTGGAAAATATGCCCATGGGTGTCATGGCTTTTGACGAAGAACTCATGCTAAAATCCCTCAACCCCTTTGCCGAAAAGCTTCTCTGCATTCGAGCGCCCATACCGGGCACCCCTGCCCGTCTGGTACTGCCCCCCCCTCTTTTCGATTTTCTTCTTTCCGCGGACCTCCATTCCCCCATACTGGATTCGGAGGGATTTTACAGAGAAATCCCCTGTGCTACAGAAGACAAACCCCTGCGCCTCGAAGCAGCACTGTCCCGGATTTCTCCAGGTACCGAAGGCGAGCCCGGCGGCATCATGCTGCTGATCCGGGATCTTTCCGAAATTGACGCCCTGAGAAAAGAAATTCTCCGCAACCAGAGACTCGTTACCGTTGGTAAGCTGGCCGCGGGTGTGGCCCATGAAATCCGTAATCCTTTAAGTTCTATTAAAGGGTTTGCCACCCTTTTCCGTCAACGGCATGCGGACAGCGCGGAAGAACGAAACATAGCCGATATCATGATTCAGGAAGTGGACCGCCTGAACCGGGTTGTGGGCCAGCTTCTCGACTTTTCCAAACCCGTGGTCCTTTCCTGCCGCTGCACCCGCATACATGATCTTGCCGAAGCCACCCTGCAGCTTGTCAGCTCCCTTGCCATCACAGCCGGGGTGCGTCTGGAAAACCGCATTTCCCCTGAACTTCACATGCGCCTTGACGAAGATCGCATCCGCCAGCTACTCTTGAACTTATTTTTAAATGCCATTGATGCCATGAAGGATAAGGGCGGTATCCTGAGCATTGAAGACAAAGTGCTCGAAACGGAAGTCCGCATTGAAATAAAAGATACGGGCAAGGGAGTGGATGACCATACCCTTCCCCATATTTTTGACCCCTACTTCACCACCAAATCATCAGGTACAGGTTTAGGCCTTGCCATAGCCCATAATATCATGGAGGCCCACCACGGAAAAATCGTGGTTACCTCCGTACCCGGGCAGGGCAGTACCTTTACCCTTATTTTTTCCGGAAAGGACATTCAGGATGCGTCCTGCCATCCTCATCGTTGA
- a CDS encoding methyl-accepting chemotaxis protein translates to MTQADNTLKHLMIIHKKEADLELAARSLSSIASYPMGLILFYLLTPLNQDMPLFFWSLCALVLILTPIRLFVAKKTPTAYDESPLFWHRMFLCGNYIIAFAWGTLGFTALQHYGLNWVSLLALLSLCGLGAGASSSMSPRLSVALIFIVLVIGPIIGWGLMQGDKTSLSLSAFLLFFSIMLLMVTRNNHGWYWKSIEDKTRIAEQGKKLKDIFDSMKEKADMLGDSAMELKDISGETANDTDLLSEKTESVTHAVNSMRDNIQGVAAAMDQATTNLASIASAVEEMTSTIGEIARSSQEASHVTEDAVSKATLSTEKIRALGRGAEAIGRITEVITEISEQTNLLALNATIEAARAGEAGKGFAVVANEIKTLARQTAEATLDIRRQIEEIQDATAISISDIQDISKIVHEANEGVGAIASAVEEQSVTMQEIARHISQATSGVGEVNDRVGGNARSAAAITEAIRDIRETSRKLSDNGQKVDMGAGQLTDISMDLSRLVTS, encoded by the coding sequence ATGACACAGGCAGATAACACCCTGAAACATCTTATGATTATCCATAAAAAGGAAGCCGACCTTGAACTGGCGGCACGCTCCCTCTCCTCCATTGCCTCCTACCCCATGGGATTGATCCTTTTCTATCTCCTCACACCCCTTAACCAGGATATGCCGCTTTTCTTCTGGAGTCTCTGCGCCCTTGTTCTGATCCTGACGCCCATCCGCCTTTTTGTGGCCAAAAAAACCCCCACAGCCTATGATGAGTCGCCCCTTTTCTGGCACAGAATGTTTCTTTGCGGTAATTATATCATTGCCTTTGCCTGGGGTACGCTGGGGTTTACGGCCCTGCAGCACTATGGACTGAACTGGGTTTCCCTTCTGGCCCTGCTCTCCCTCTGCGGCCTCGGTGCCGGAGCCAGTTCCTCCATGTCCCCCAGACTTTCCGTCGCGCTTATTTTCATCGTCCTTGTCATCGGTCCCATCATCGGTTGGGGTCTGATGCAGGGCGACAAAACATCCCTGTCCCTTTCCGCCTTTCTACTCTTTTTTTCCATCATGCTCCTTATGGTCACCCGCAACAATCACGGGTGGTACTGGAAAAGCATTGAAGATAAAACCCGTATTGCAGAGCAGGGGAAAAAGCTGAAAGATATCTTTGACTCCATGAAGGAAAAGGCCGATATGCTGGGAGATTCAGCCATGGAACTCAAAGATATTTCCGGAGAAACCGCCAATGATACGGATCTTCTTTCTGAAAAAACCGAAAGCGTTACCCATGCCGTGAATTCCATGCGTGATAATATTCAGGGGGTGGCCGCAGCCATGGATCAGGCCACAACCAACCTTGCCTCCATTGCCTCCGCCGTAGAAGAAATGACCAGTACCATCGGTGAAATTGCCCGCAGCAGCCAGGAGGCCAGCCATGTCACCGAAGATGCCGTCAGCAAAGCCACCCTTTCCACGGAAAAAATCCGCGCCCTGGGCAGGGGAGCGGAGGCCATCGGCCGCATCACCGAAGTAATTACGGAAATTTCGGAACAGACCAACCTCCTCGCCCTCAATGCTACCATTGAAGCGGCCCGTGCCGGAGAAGCCGGTAAGGGCTTTGCCGTTGTAGCCAATGAAATCAAAACTTTGGCCCGGCAGACAGCCGAAGCAACCCTCGATATCCGGCGTCAGATTGAAGAAATACAGGATGCCACAGCCATAAGCATTTCCGATATTCAAGACATTTCCAAAATCGTCCATGAAGCCAATGAAGGTGTAGGTGCCATCGCTTCTGCCGTAGAAGAACAGTCCGTTACCATGCAGGAAATAGCCCGCCATATCAGCCAGGCCACATCCGGGGTAGGTGAGGTCAACGACCGCGTGGGAGGCAATGCCCGCAGTGCGGCTGCCATCACCGAAGCCATCCGGGATATCCGGGAAACCAGCCGTAAGCTTTCCGATAACGGCCAGAAAGTTGACATGGGTGCAGGCCAGCTAACGGATATATCCATGGATCTCAGCCGACTGGTAACATCCTGA
- a CDS encoding sigma-54-dependent transcriptional regulator, whose translation MRPAILIVDDDHAHRTMLEAMVKGWAYETHTADDGDTALQAVEKRAYDLILMDIRMVRMSGIEALDAIRKVNPAIPIVLMTAYASVDTAVEALKKGAYDYLTKPLDFEKLKITLIRAMEHVRLKDENHRLKAQAGELFDRRNIVGNSPAMRQLMETLTQAAPAEATVLVTGESGTGKELVAGAIHYNSPRRGGPFVKINCAAITETLLESELFGHERGAFTGAERRKEGRFVQAHGGTLFLDEISSMPMSMQAKLLRVLQERELTRVGGEDVIRLDVRVVAATNVPLEEMVKEGSFREDLYYRLNVVTLRLPALRERREDIPLLADRFLRQFAEKNRKDIKGFSPQAMDRMLRHNWPGNVRELMNAVERAVVLSTGSFLEASLLLPDFSDDLALPLQESPEVILPLEEVEKATIIRTLNALDGNKSETARQLGITRKTLHKKLKSYGLMPDSTG comes from the coding sequence ATGCGTCCTGCCATCCTCATCGTTGATGACGACCATGCCCACCGAACCATGCTGGAAGCCATGGTGAAAGGATGGGCCTACGAAACCCACACTGCCGATGACGGGGATACGGCCCTTCAGGCTGTGGAAAAAAGGGCCTATGATCTCATTCTCATGGATATACGCATGGTTCGTATGTCCGGTATTGAAGCCCTGGATGCCATCCGCAAGGTCAACCCGGCCATCCCCATTGTTCTGATGACGGCCTATGCCTCCGTGGACACGGCTGTGGAAGCCCTTAAAAAAGGGGCCTATGACTACCTCACCAAGCCACTGGATTTTGAAAAACTCAAAATTACCCTTATCCGGGCCATGGAGCACGTCCGTCTGAAAGATGAAAATCACAGACTAAAAGCCCAGGCAGGAGAATTATTTGATCGCAGAAACATCGTGGGCAACAGCCCTGCCATGCGCCAGCTTATGGAAACCCTGACCCAGGCCGCTCCTGCCGAAGCAACGGTTCTCGTTACGGGGGAATCCGGAACGGGTAAAGAACTGGTGGCTGGCGCCATCCATTACAACAGCCCGAGAAGGGGTGGCCCATTTGTCAAGATCAACTGTGCGGCCATCACGGAAACCCTTCTGGAATCCGAGCTTTTCGGCCATGAAAGAGGCGCTTTTACGGGTGCGGAACGCCGGAAAGAGGGCCGCTTTGTCCAGGCCCACGGGGGCACCCTCTTTCTGGATGAAATCAGCTCCATGCCCATGAGCATGCAGGCCAAGCTTCTGCGGGTTCTTCAGGAACGGGAACTGACAAGGGTAGGCGGTGAAGATGTGATCCGACTGGATGTCCGGGTGGTGGCAGCTACCAATGTGCCCCTTGAGGAGATGGTTAAAGAAGGCAGCTTCCGGGAAGATCTGTATTACCGTCTCAATGTTGTGACCCTGAGACTGCCCGCCCTGCGGGAAAGACGGGAAGATATTCCCCTTCTTGCGGACCGCTTTCTCCGCCAGTTTGCCGAAAAAAACCGAAAAGACATCAAAGGATTCTCACCCCAGGCCATGGACCGCATGCTGCGGCATAACTGGCCGGGAAACGTTCGGGAACTGATGAATGCCGTGGAAAGGGCTGTTGTACTTTCCACCGGTTCCTTTCTGGAAGCCTCTCTGTTGCTTCCGGATTTCTCCGATGATCTGGCCCTTCCCCTGCAGGAAAGTCCGGAGGTGATTCTCCCTCTGGAAGAAGTGGAAAAAGCCACCATCATCCGGACACTGAACGCACTGGACGGTAACAAAAGCGAAACGGCCAGACAGCTTGGTATAACCCGAAAAACCCTGCATAAAAAACTGAAAAGCTACGGCCTTATGCCGGACAGCACCGGATAA